A portion of the Stigmatella aurantiaca DW4/3-1 genome contains these proteins:
- a CDS encoding ABC transporter ATP-binding protein translates to MIRARDIVKEYIDGDGTRVRVLDGLSLDVASGDFVAVVGSSGSGKSTLLHLLGGLDVHYAGEVEVGGVKLRGLKDQALARFRNTHVGFVFQSFHLIPNLSAVENVLLPAHFGPVTAEARKRAEFLLDRVGLLAKKAREPVRLSGGERQRVAIARALFTGPKVLLCDEPTGNLDAATGEGVIQLFEELHREGLTVLAVTHEERMRSAARRVLRLKEGRLLEEPGAERPSVGGVP, encoded by the coding sequence GTGATCCGCGCGCGCGACATCGTCAAGGAGTACATCGACGGGGACGGCACACGGGTGCGGGTGCTGGATGGCCTGTCGCTGGACGTGGCCTCGGGAGACTTCGTGGCCGTGGTGGGCTCGTCGGGAAGCGGCAAGTCCACGTTGCTGCACCTGCTGGGCGGATTGGACGTGCACTACGCGGGCGAGGTGGAGGTGGGCGGGGTGAAGCTGCGCGGCTTGAAGGACCAAGCGCTGGCGCGCTTTCGCAACACCCACGTGGGCTTCGTCTTCCAGTCCTTCCACCTCATCCCCAACCTCTCCGCGGTGGAGAACGTGCTGCTGCCTGCCCACTTCGGTCCCGTGACGGCCGAGGCCCGCAAACGCGCCGAGTTCCTGCTGGACCGCGTGGGGCTGCTGGCCAAGAAGGCCCGCGAGCCGGTGCGCTTGTCGGGCGGGGAGCGTCAGCGGGTGGCCATCGCCCGGGCGCTCTTCACCGGGCCGAAGGTTTTGCTGTGCGATGAGCCCACCGGCAACCTCGACGCGGCCACCGGGGAGGGCGTCATCCAGCTGTTCGAGGAGCTTCACCGGGAGGGGCTCACCGTGCTGGCCGTGACCCATGAGGAACGGATGCGGTCCGCGGCCCGCCGGGTGTTGCGGTTGAAGGAAGGTCGGCTCCTCGAGGAGCCCGGGGCGGAGCGCCCTTCCGTGGGAGGTGTGCCGTGA
- a CDS encoding PilZ domain-containing protein gives MAENKISPASGAEERRESPRVPMRFLVRRAGSEAGFEAYEGDLSLGGCALRGGSLEGGAQVELRLLLPSAPDELRVNGEVLQVTRGEPGVAVRVRFVNLSVEEELAIARHLDDLELTRPQR, from the coding sequence ATGGCGGAGAACAAGATTTCCCCGGCTTCCGGGGCAGAAGAGCGGCGAGAGTCTCCCCGGGTCCCCATGCGCTTTCTGGTGCGGCGGGCCGGGAGCGAGGCGGGGTTCGAGGCCTACGAGGGTGACTTGTCGCTGGGAGGGTGCGCCCTCCGAGGCGGCTCGTTGGAGGGCGGAGCCCAGGTGGAACTGCGGCTGCTGCTGCCGTCCGCCCCGGACGAGCTTCGGGTGAACGGGGAGGTGCTCCAGGTGACGCGGGGCGAGCCCGGCGTGGCGGTGCGTGTGCGCTTCGTGAACCTGTCCGTCGAGGAGGAGCTGGCCATTGCCCGCCACCTGGACGACTTGGAGCTGACCAGACCCCAGCGCTGA
- a CDS encoding ABC transporter substrate-binding protein, protein MKLHRGPGLFLFLLLCLSGVGYTLASRLGYLNRLQARFFPSAKEAVRLSPGDFPAGVAAPVADVASVPLRPVLVGFSPRGSAAALLLATGGATTLDAPGAPPGAAQGLLKTAYALDARAVLFARDEELRHALAIGAENGGVDMAALSVDRLADWAPSLRDAAPRTVMLVGRSRGQEALAAVGVPDLASLRGKRLGVYPMSSSQYFALWLLSRIGMRMSDVTWVELPSTLDAGRALREGRADAVVGLWGDVELAARDRGGTVLATTADAPHLIATVLVARGDFAARYPDAVRRVLRGLLDAGQVVQKDPAQAARLLGDVAPYLGDPSEAIRSAPPATLADNRSFFGLSGEAPVTYDELFQSASALFQKLRKRAPAPLAEDTRDLGALKYVSEARGP, encoded by the coding sequence ATGAAGCTGCATCGCGGGCCCGGCCTCTTCTTGTTTCTCCTCCTGTGCCTGTCCGGCGTGGGCTACACGCTCGCGTCGAGGCTGGGGTACCTGAACCGCCTCCAGGCGCGCTTCTTTCCGTCCGCCAAGGAGGCGGTTCGTCTGTCCCCCGGGGACTTCCCGGCGGGGGTGGCGGCCCCGGTGGCGGATGTGGCTTCGGTGCCGCTGCGGCCGGTGCTCGTGGGCTTCTCTCCCCGGGGCTCGGCGGCGGCGCTGTTGCTGGCCACCGGTGGGGCCACGACCCTGGATGCCCCGGGGGCTCCGCCGGGCGCGGCCCAGGGGCTGCTCAAGACGGCTTACGCGCTGGATGCCCGCGCGGTGCTCTTCGCCCGGGACGAGGAGCTGCGGCACGCCCTGGCCATTGGCGCGGAGAACGGGGGCGTGGACATGGCCGCCCTCTCCGTGGACCGGCTGGCCGATTGGGCCCCCTCGCTCCGGGACGCGGCGCCCCGCACGGTGATGCTGGTGGGGCGCAGCCGGGGACAGGAGGCGCTCGCGGCGGTGGGGGTGCCCGACCTGGCCTCGCTGCGCGGCAAGCGCCTCGGGGTCTACCCGATGAGCTCCTCGCAGTATTTCGCCCTGTGGTTGCTGTCGCGCATCGGCATGAGGATGTCGGATGTGACGTGGGTGGAGCTGCCCTCCACCCTGGATGCGGGCCGGGCCTTGCGCGAGGGCCGGGCCGACGCGGTGGTGGGGTTGTGGGGCGACGTGGAGCTGGCAGCCCGGGACCGGGGCGGCACGGTGCTGGCCACCACCGCCGATGCCCCGCACCTGATTGCCACGGTGCTGGTGGCCCGCGGGGACTTCGCCGCCCGGTACCCGGATGCCGTGCGGCGGGTGCTGCGTGGGTTGTTGGATGCGGGACAGGTGGTTCAGAAGGATCCGGCCCAGGCCGCGCGGCTGCTGGGAGACGTGGCGCCGTACCTGGGGGACCCGAGCGAGGCCATCCGCTCCGCCCCGCCGGCGACGCTGGCGGACAATCGCTCCTTCTTCGGTCTTTCCGGTGAGGCGCCCGTCACCTATGACGAGCTGTTTCAGAGCGCTTCGGCGCTTTTCCAGAAGCTCCGCAAGCGGGCCCCCGCGCCCCTGGCGGAGGACACACGGGACCTGGGGGCGTTGAAGTACGTCTCGGAGGCCCGTGGTCCCTGA
- a CDS encoding BMP family lipoprotein, with amino-acid sequence MTRTLRLSVLAVATILGACKKEQPAAPAPTPGQAQEQGQAAPPAAKTRKVGLITDVGGRGDNSFNDAGLRGLEIWAAGKKYEGGKYVPASPEDVKKTLTPDLLTLQPPISAQPIEPLVIQSKSPEDYEPNLQLLVDQGADLSVGNGFMLESAVETVAKRNPTSQFLLIDSPLLDAAAGNKPYTLPNVRTVTFKEQEGSFLVGALAGLVTKTGKVGFVGGMEVPLIKRFEAGYRAGVKTTQPKAAATLLAVYTGSFDNVAAGKQVAQDLIAKGADVIYHAAGADGLGVIKAVEEARAAGKTVYAIGVDSDQSHLAPEAVLTSMLKHVDLAVYEAAKDLAAGKFTSGDQLLGLKEGGVGYAEVRVDFPGKAEALQKVESLRQRVIAGDIKVPASVDEVSAFQVSP; translated from the coding sequence ATGACCCGAACCCTCCGTCTCTCTGTCCTGGCCGTCGCCACGATCCTGGGCGCGTGTAAGAAGGAACAGCCCGCCGCCCCCGCCCCCACCCCTGGACAGGCGCAGGAGCAAGGACAGGCAGCCCCCCCGGCGGCGAAGACCCGTAAGGTCGGCCTCATCACCGATGTGGGCGGACGCGGAGACAACTCCTTCAATGACGCGGGGTTGCGCGGCCTGGAGATCTGGGCCGCGGGCAAGAAGTACGAGGGCGGCAAGTACGTTCCCGCCTCGCCGGAGGACGTCAAGAAGACCCTCACCCCGGACCTGCTCACCCTCCAGCCCCCCATCAGCGCGCAGCCCATCGAGCCGCTGGTGATCCAGAGCAAGTCCCCCGAGGATTACGAGCCCAACCTCCAGTTGCTCGTGGACCAGGGCGCCGACCTCTCGGTGGGCAACGGCTTCATGCTGGAGTCGGCGGTGGAGACGGTCGCCAAGCGCAACCCCACCTCTCAGTTCCTGCTCATCGACAGCCCGCTGCTGGACGCGGCCGCGGGGAACAAGCCCTACACGCTGCCCAACGTGCGCACCGTCACCTTCAAGGAGCAGGAGGGCAGCTTCCTGGTCGGCGCGCTCGCGGGCCTCGTGACGAAGACGGGCAAGGTGGGCTTCGTGGGCGGCATGGAGGTGCCCCTCATCAAGCGCTTCGAGGCGGGCTACCGCGCGGGCGTGAAGACCACCCAGCCGAAGGCCGCCGCGACGCTCCTGGCCGTCTACACGGGCAGCTTCGACAACGTGGCGGCCGGCAAGCAGGTGGCGCAGGACCTCATCGCCAAGGGCGCGGACGTCATCTACCACGCCGCGGGCGCCGACGGGCTGGGGGTCATCAAGGCGGTGGAGGAGGCGCGCGCCGCGGGCAAGACGGTCTACGCCATTGGCGTGGACTCGGATCAGTCGCACCTGGCCCCGGAGGCCGTGCTCACCTCCATGCTCAAGCACGTGGACCTGGCCGTCTACGAGGCGGCGAAGGACCTGGCCGCGGGCAAGTTCACCTCGGGGGACCAGTTGCTGGGCCTGAAGGAGGGCGGCGTGGGCTATGCCGAGGTGCGCGTGGACTTCCCTGGCAAAGCCGAGGCCCTGCAGAAGGTGGAATCCCTGCGCCAGCGCGTCATCGCCGGTGACATCAAGGTCCCCGCTTCCGTTGACGAAGTCTCTGCATTCCAAGTCTCGCCCTGA
- a CDS encoding PspA/IM30 family protein, producing the protein MWQRFKRAMRSFAGFFVSSIEDPELILEQNVRDLNDQVPKMNESIAMVRANVTLLEKENTKYQQDVRELTAKVKAAIQAGRDDLAAQYASRLQMEKQALDRNQAQLDTAKMAYEKALNLKKAFMREKERKTQEAMTAIRDARRAKWQSKVADTMESFTVAGIDSTHDEMIAKVNERAAVNEARMQMALESVDHQALSIEEEAEKIQANELVKQFKMEMGLDSPAPVSDVGGGQEKTIGKKVEVK; encoded by the coding sequence ATGTGGCAAAGATTCAAGAGAGCAATGCGCAGCTTCGCGGGCTTCTTCGTCTCCTCCATCGAGGACCCGGAACTCATCCTCGAGCAGAACGTGCGGGACCTGAACGATCAGGTTCCGAAGATGAACGAGTCCATCGCCATGGTGCGGGCGAACGTGACGCTGCTGGAGAAGGAAAACACCAAGTACCAGCAGGATGTGCGGGAGCTGACCGCCAAGGTGAAGGCCGCCATCCAGGCGGGCCGCGATGACCTGGCGGCTCAGTACGCCTCGCGCCTGCAGATGGAGAAGCAGGCGCTCGATCGCAATCAGGCCCAGCTCGATACCGCGAAGATGGCGTACGAGAAGGCGCTGAACCTCAAGAAGGCGTTCATGCGCGAGAAGGAGCGCAAGACCCAGGAGGCGATGACCGCCATCCGGGACGCGCGCCGCGCCAAGTGGCAGTCCAAGGTGGCCGACACCATGGAGAGCTTCACCGTCGCGGGCATCGACTCCACGCACGACGAGATGATCGCCAAGGTGAACGAGCGCGCCGCCGTGAACGAGGCGCGCATGCAGATGGCGCTCGAGTCGGTGGACCACCAGGCGCTGTCCATCGAGGAAGAGGCGGAGAAGATCCAGGCCAACGAGCTGGTCAAGCAGTTCAAGATGGAGATGGGCCTGGACAGCCCCGCGCCCGTGTCCGACGTGGGCGGAGGGCAGGAGAAGACCATCGGCAAGAAGGTGGAGGTGAAGTAG
- a CDS encoding purine-nucleoside phosphorylase, which translates to MGLYEQIQETAQAIRQRAGGLAPTLGIILGSGLGPFADGFARQVVIPYAELPHFPHSSVPGHAGRLVLGQVGAATVVAMQGRVHAYEGYSPSQVTLPARVLCALGIEALVVTNAAGGIHPQFSPGDLMVITDHINLSGWNALAGPNDDRLGTRFPDMSQAYSPGLRARLLESAQRREVPLRQGVYAMVAGPSYETPAEIRMLRTLGADAVGMSTVPEVVVARHMGVPVVGISCITNLAAGVGTEPLSHDEVAETAQRTAGIFSRLLTDFLSGAARN; encoded by the coding sequence ATGGGACTTTACGAGCAGATCCAGGAGACGGCCCAGGCCATCCGGCAGCGCGCGGGGGGCTTGGCGCCCACGCTCGGCATCATCCTGGGCAGTGGTTTGGGGCCTTTCGCCGACGGCTTCGCGCGCCAGGTGGTCATTCCCTACGCGGAACTGCCCCACTTTCCCCACTCCTCGGTGCCGGGCCACGCGGGCCGGTTGGTGCTGGGGCAGGTGGGGGCGGCGACCGTGGTGGCGATGCAGGGCCGGGTGCATGCCTACGAGGGCTATTCGCCCTCCCAGGTGACCTTGCCCGCGCGGGTCTTGTGCGCGCTGGGCATCGAGGCCCTGGTGGTGACGAACGCCGCGGGGGGCATCCATCCCCAGTTCTCGCCGGGGGATTTGATGGTCATCACCGACCACATCAACCTCTCCGGGTGGAACGCGCTGGCGGGGCCCAACGATGACCGGCTGGGGACGCGCTTTCCGGACATGTCCCAGGCCTACTCCCCCGGGCTCCGGGCGCGGCTGCTCGAGTCCGCCCAGCGCCGGGAGGTGCCCCTGCGGCAGGGGGTGTACGCCATGGTGGCGGGCCCCTCCTACGAGACGCCCGCGGAAATCCGCATGTTGCGCACCCTGGGGGCCGACGCGGTGGGCATGAGCACGGTGCCCGAGGTGGTGGTGGCCCGCCACATGGGCGTCCCGGTGGTGGGCATCAGCTGCATCACCAACCTGGCGGCGGGGGTGGGCACCGAACCGCTGTCTCATGACGAGGTGGCCGAGACGGCCCAGCGCACAGCGGGTATCTTTTCCCGGCTGCTCACGGATTTCCTTTCCGGAGCGGCACGCAACTGA
- a CDS encoding thymidine phosphorylase, whose protein sequence is MRPYELIKAKRDGHPLPPGSIREFIAAYTRGDVPDYQMSALCMAVFFRGLDAEELGAWTRAMLESGEVLDLSETPGIKVDKHSTGGVGDKVSLSLAPLAAACGVPVPMISGRGLGHTGGTLDKLESIPGFRVDLSVADYRRLVRNVGACLIGQTSTLAPADKKLYALRDVTATVDCLPLIASSIMSKKLAEGIDALVLDVKVGSGAFMKRLEDARSLARTMISLGSAMNRKVTALLTDMDQPLGRAVGNALEVVEAVEMLRGQAPEDYTEVTLALTAEMLVLGGKAATPQQAREHLLRAVADGSALRKLKEIVQAQGGDPRAIDDFSRLPQARATRDVVAPVEGFVTAIDTEAVGLAAVALGAGRQRVDSLIDPAVGFTLLRKVGEPVKAGEPVVRVHYNNEGPLKDVQERLLAAYSFGREIPASRPLIVERLE, encoded by the coding sequence GTGAGACCCTACGAGCTCATCAAGGCGAAGCGGGACGGCCATCCTCTGCCCCCCGGGAGCATCCGGGAGTTCATCGCCGCCTACACCCGGGGTGATGTTCCGGACTACCAGATGTCCGCCCTGTGCATGGCGGTCTTCTTCCGAGGGCTGGACGCGGAGGAGCTGGGCGCCTGGACGCGGGCCATGCTCGAGTCCGGGGAGGTGCTGGACCTGTCCGAGACCCCTGGCATCAAGGTGGACAAGCACTCGACCGGAGGGGTGGGGGACAAGGTCTCCTTGAGCCTGGCGCCGCTGGCGGCGGCCTGTGGCGTCCCCGTTCCGATGATCTCGGGCCGGGGGCTGGGGCACACCGGGGGCACGCTGGACAAGCTGGAGTCCATTCCTGGGTTCCGGGTGGACCTGTCCGTGGCGGACTACCGGCGGCTGGTGCGGAACGTGGGCGCCTGTCTCATCGGGCAGACCTCGACGCTGGCCCCCGCGGACAAGAAGCTCTACGCGCTGCGGGACGTGACGGCCACGGTGGACTGCCTGCCGCTCATCGCCAGCTCCATCATGAGCAAGAAGCTGGCGGAGGGCATCGACGCGCTGGTGCTGGATGTGAAGGTGGGCAGCGGCGCCTTCATGAAGCGCCTGGAGGATGCGCGCTCCCTGGCCCGGACGATGATCTCCCTGGGCTCGGCGATGAACCGCAAGGTGACGGCGCTGCTGACCGACATGGATCAGCCGCTGGGGCGCGCGGTGGGCAACGCCCTGGAGGTGGTGGAGGCGGTGGAGATGCTGCGCGGGCAGGCGCCAGAGGACTACACGGAGGTGACGCTGGCGCTCACCGCGGAGATGCTGGTGCTGGGGGGCAAGGCGGCCACGCCCCAGCAGGCCCGGGAGCACCTGCTGCGCGCGGTGGCGGATGGCAGCGCCCTGCGCAAACTGAAAGAGATTGTCCAGGCGCAAGGCGGAGACCCGCGGGCCATCGACGATTTCTCACGCCTGCCGCAGGCGCGGGCCACGCGCGACGTGGTGGCCCCCGTGGAGGGCTTCGTCACGGCCATTGACACCGAGGCGGTGGGCCTGGCGGCGGTGGCCCTGGGGGCGGGGCGCCAGCGGGTGGACAGCCTCATTGACCCGGCGGTGGGCTTCACACTGCTGCGCAAAGTGGGAGAGCCCGTGAAAGCCGGAGAGCCGGTGGTGCGCGTGCACTACAACAACGAGGGCCCGCTGAAGGATGTGCAGGAGCGGCTGTTGGCTGCCTATTCTTTTGGGCGTGAAATTCCGGCCTCCCGGCCACTCATTGTGGAGCGGCTGGAATAA
- a CDS encoding ABC transporter permease, which translates to MRLSALSRLVRLSLARERRGAFFSAFGVAMGVGALVFFVGLGLGVGSVIREKVFPSDARLVDVVPASVSLGSLLGGGTLDTAAVERLSGLAGVERVYRKMNVRVPAVSRYEGAFFGSRLRMGMEVLAVGVEPDFVRADVKIGSFQDVPPDQPIPVVISTRLLEIYNKTFAPARKLPQLSSQMLLGFGFPVEFNRSFVAQTAPGPTTPAQAQVVGASDRALLAGITIPLDTAIRLNRASGVDAETFSGVTLVAKDPSQVPALIDAVKQMGLEIDDQERRMAENAGAAVALTTSALALLSILICVLAAVNIAHALSASVRARAREIGVMQAVGASRADVRNIVLAEACVLGIAGGAVGTAVAMALALGTDKLAARALPSFPFKPDSFFSFPWPVVLGGVVLGLVAALAGAYFPSRRAAATDPARTLAG; encoded by the coding sequence GTGAGGCTCTCCGCGCTGTCCCGGCTGGTCCGGCTGAGCCTCGCCCGGGAGCGCCGGGGGGCCTTCTTCTCCGCCTTCGGCGTGGCCATGGGCGTCGGGGCGCTCGTCTTCTTCGTGGGGTTGGGGTTGGGCGTGGGGAGCGTCATCCGCGAGAAGGTCTTTCCCTCGGATGCCAGGCTGGTGGATGTGGTGCCCGCATCGGTGTCCCTGGGCTCGCTGCTGGGAGGCGGCACGCTGGACACGGCGGCGGTGGAGCGGCTGAGCGGGCTGGCCGGGGTGGAGCGGGTCTACCGGAAGATGAACGTGCGCGTGCCCGCGGTCAGCCGCTACGAGGGGGCCTTCTTCGGCTCCAGGCTGCGCATGGGCATGGAAGTGCTGGCCGTGGGGGTGGAGCCGGACTTCGTCCGGGCGGATGTGAAGATCGGCTCGTTCCAGGACGTGCCGCCGGATCAGCCCATCCCCGTGGTCATCTCCACGCGGTTGCTGGAGATCTACAACAAGACGTTCGCCCCGGCGCGCAAGCTGCCCCAACTCTCGTCCCAGATGCTCCTCGGCTTTGGTTTCCCGGTGGAGTTCAACCGCTCGTTCGTGGCCCAGACCGCGCCCGGCCCGACGACCCCGGCCCAGGCCCAGGTGGTGGGCGCCTCGGATCGGGCCCTGCTGGCCGGCATCACCATCCCCCTGGACACCGCCATCCGCCTCAACCGCGCCTCGGGCGTGGACGCCGAGACCTTCAGCGGCGTGACGCTGGTGGCCAAGGACCCCTCGCAGGTACCGGCCCTCATCGATGCGGTGAAGCAGATGGGCCTGGAGATCGACGATCAGGAGCGGCGGATGGCCGAGAACGCGGGCGCGGCCGTGGCGCTCACCACCTCGGCGCTCGCGCTGCTGTCCATCCTCATCTGTGTGCTGGCCGCGGTGAACATCGCCCACGCACTCTCCGCCTCCGTCCGCGCCCGGGCCCGGGAGATCGGGGTGATGCAGGCGGTGGGGGCTTCGCGCGCGGATGTGCGCAACATCGTTCTGGCCGAGGCCTGCGTGCTGGGGATTGCCGGGGGGGCCGTGGGCACGGCGGTGGCCATGGCGCTCGCGCTGGGCACGGACAAGCTCGCGGCCCGCGCCCTGCCCAGCTTCCCCTTCAAGCCCGACAGTTTCTTCTCCTTCCCGTGGCCCGTGGTGCTCGGCGGGGTGGTGCTGGGGCTCGTGGCCGCGCTCGCGGGTGCCTATTTTCCCAGCCGCCGCGCCGCCGCCACGGACCCTGCCCGAACGCTCGCCGGATGA
- a CDS encoding 5'-deoxyadenosine deaminase, producing MDLLLTNGTVVTMNREREVLVGADVLIQDGRIARVGRGLKVRSAARRVLDVAGQVVMPGLIHGHLHACQTLFRNHADGMELLDWLRERIWPFEAAHDADSMRASADLTFAELIRSGATAALDMGSVRHYDAVFESARDCGFRLTGGKAMMDAGQGLPAGLRETTEASIAESLSLLARWHGTHGDRLRYAFAPRFVLSCSEPLLRQVARLAREKGVRIHTHASENATECDVVRQRVGQDNVAYFHALGLTGPHVTLAHCVWLTAEEQRLLRETGTVMCHCPSSNLKLASGIAKVPELMDAGVSVCLGADGAPCNNNLDLFVEMRLAALLHKPRVGPLGMPPLRVLEMATLEGARALGLEAEVGSLEEGKRADVTVVDLRGLHVTPVPREVLGALVHAARSTDVSHVIIDGKLVLKEGQLLTLDTAEVAESARRHASRIVEQVSA from the coding sequence GTGGATCTGCTCCTCACCAATGGCACCGTTGTGACAATGAACCGCGAGCGCGAAGTGCTCGTGGGGGCGGACGTTCTCATTCAGGATGGCCGCATTGCCCGGGTGGGGCGGGGGTTGAAGGTGCGCAGCGCGGCGCGGCGCGTGCTCGACGTGGCGGGGCAGGTGGTGATGCCCGGCCTCATCCATGGCCACCTGCACGCCTGTCAGACGCTGTTCCGCAACCACGCGGATGGCATGGAGCTGCTGGACTGGCTGCGCGAGCGCATCTGGCCCTTCGAGGCAGCCCATGACGCGGACTCGATGCGGGCCTCGGCGGACCTGACCTTCGCGGAGCTCATCCGGTCCGGTGCCACGGCGGCGCTCGACATGGGCTCGGTGCGCCACTACGACGCCGTCTTCGAGTCGGCCCGGGACTGTGGGTTCCGGCTCACGGGCGGCAAGGCGATGATGGACGCGGGGCAGGGGCTGCCCGCGGGGTTGCGCGAGACGACGGAGGCCTCGATCGCCGAGAGCCTGAGCCTCTTGGCGCGCTGGCACGGCACGCACGGGGACCGGTTGCGCTACGCCTTTGCCCCCCGCTTCGTGCTGTCCTGCTCCGAGCCGCTGCTCCGGCAGGTGGCGCGCCTGGCCCGGGAGAAGGGCGTGCGCATCCACACGCACGCCAGCGAGAACGCCACCGAGTGCGATGTGGTGCGCCAGCGGGTGGGCCAGGACAACGTCGCCTACTTCCATGCGCTGGGGCTCACCGGGCCTCACGTGACGCTGGCCCACTGCGTGTGGCTGACCGCCGAGGAGCAGCGGTTGCTGCGCGAGACGGGCACCGTGATGTGCCACTGCCCCAGCTCCAACCTCAAGCTCGCCTCCGGCATCGCGAAGGTGCCCGAGCTGATGGATGCCGGGGTCAGCGTGTGCCTGGGGGCCGATGGCGCGCCCTGCAACAACAACCTGGATCTCTTCGTGGAGATGCGGCTGGCGGCGCTGCTGCACAAGCCGCGCGTGGGTCCGCTGGGCATGCCCCCCTTGCGCGTCCTGGAGATGGCGACCCTGGAAGGGGCCCGGGCGCTGGGGCTGGAGGCCGAGGTGGGCTCCCTGGAAGAGGGCAAGCGCGCCGATGTCACCGTGGTGGACCTGAGGGGCTTGCATGTCACCCCCGTGCCCCGCGAGGTGTTGGGGGCGCTCGTTCACGCCGCCCGCTCCACCGATGTCTCGCATGTCATCATCGACGGGAAGCTGGTGCTCAAGGAGGGGCAGTTGCTCACCCTCGACACGGCCGAGGTCGCGGAGAGCGCTCGCCGGCATGCCTCCCGCATCGTGGAGCAAGTGAGCGCTTGA
- a CDS encoding cytidine deaminase, which yields MAADIPWEALFQQAAKVRERAHVPYSRFPVGAAILFEDGSVVTGCNVENATYGLTVCAERGAFVSAVAQGHSRPVAVAIVVDTPTPCPPCGMCRQVMAEFAGPDLPIRSRTLQGEEARYALRELLPYAFTRDFL from the coding sequence ATGGCCGCAGACATCCCGTGGGAGGCGCTGTTCCAGCAGGCGGCGAAGGTGCGCGAGCGCGCCCATGTGCCCTATTCGCGCTTCCCGGTGGGCGCGGCCATCCTCTTCGAGGATGGGTCGGTGGTGACGGGCTGTAACGTGGAGAATGCCACGTACGGACTCACGGTGTGTGCCGAGCGCGGCGCCTTCGTCTCGGCGGTGGCCCAGGGGCACTCCCGGCCGGTGGCGGTGGCCATCGTGGTGGACACCCCCACGCCCTGTCCCCCGTGTGGCATGTGCCGGCAGGTGATGGCCGAGTTCGCCGGGCCGGATCTGCCCATCCGCAGCCGCACGCTCCAGGGAGAGGAGGCCCGCTACGCGCTGCGGGAGCTGCTCCCGTACGCCTTCACGCGCGACTTCCTCTGA